CGTCGGTGCCACGATGACCTTCACATTCGGCTGCGAGGAGAGCAGGCCCTGCGCTTCGCGATAGCTCTTGTCGGCAAGGTCGTCACCGTAAACCGTGGTGACGAGGTTGAGGCCGGGGAAATCCTTCAGCTGCTTTTTCATCTCGCCGATCCAGACATTCTGGTTCGTGGAGGTGGTGGTAGCAGAGAGAATGGCGAAATCGCCCTTGCCGCCTTCCAGATGTGCCGCAGCCAGCTGCAGGCACATCTTGCCGATCAGCGCGTTGGACGAGGGGTTGAGCTGGAGAATGCGGCCTTCAGGTGCTACGCCGGAATCCCAGGAAATGACCTTGATACCGCGCTGTGCCGCCTTTTTCAGTGCAGGCACAACGGCGTCAGGATCGTTTGCGGAAATCGCGATGGCGTCAACGCCCTGCGCGATCAACGAATTGATGACTTCGATCTGGCCTTCCGCCGTGGTGCTGGTCGGGCCGGTATAGATGATCTCGACGCCGCCGAGGTCCTTTGCGGCTTCCTGTGCGCCCTTGTTGGCGGCTTCGAAAAAGCCGTTGCCGAGCGATTTGACGACGAGCGCGATCTTGACGTCGGCGGCCTGGGCGACGCCGCCCAGCCCCGCGACGGAAAGCGCCGCGCTCAGTGCCAAGACGCTGGTCAATGTTCTGCGTGTAAGTTTCATGTCCCTTTTCCTCCCGTTTTGAACCTTGTTTTCTCTCCGGCGCTCCTCATGCGACCGAAGAAGAATGCTCCTCATCCGGCGGGCCGGATGTTTTTCCGACGGCACCGGCAATCAGCAATTCGACGCCGGCATTTTCCACCATCCTTGCCGCCTCGTCTGAAATCCCGTCATCGGTGATGATGGTCGTGACGTTTTCGAGCGGGCATAAAATCAGGCTGGACCGTTTCTGGAATTTGGAAGAATCGACCATTACGATCAGCTCTTCCGCCTGCCGCATCAGCTTCTGTTCGCTCTGGATCACCAGCGCGTCGGATTCCATAATGCCGAGCGCGCCGACACCTTGCGCACCGAGAAATATCCGCCGCGCATAAAAATTGCGGATCGCATCATTCTCGAAAGG
This sequence is a window from Agrobacterium tumefaciens. Protein-coding genes within it:
- the rhaS gene encoding rhamnose ABC transporter substrate-binding protein produces the protein MKLTRRTLTSVLALSAALSVAGLGGVAQAADVKIALVVKSLGNGFFEAANKGAQEAAKDLGGVEIIYTGPTSTTAEGQIEVINSLIAQGVDAIAISANDPDAVVPALKKAAQRGIKVISWDSGVAPEGRILQLNPSSNALIGKMCLQLAAAHLEGGKGDFAILSATTTSTNQNVWIGEMKKQLKDFPGLNLVTTVYGDDLADKSYREAQGLLSSQPNVKVIVAPTTVGVLAASQAVKDAGKIGQVFVTGLGLPSEMAGAIKSGATKEFAIWNPIDLGYSATQIAYRLVKGETDGKPGSEIEAGRMGKIKVGENSEAAMADPFIYDAKNIDQFSKIF